A DNA window from Actinomadura coerulea contains the following coding sequences:
- a CDS encoding TetR/AcrR family transcriptional regulator: MGAKQRPLRADARDNRDRILAAAREVFVEQGPGAPLEEISRRAGTGIATLYRRFPDRRTLTRAVALDALERTRDELKRARDEERTAFDALVRYMHRVLDIRIGAVFPVLLDQIPFDDEEIAAARDEGAAVMKELVAAAQENGDLRPDVTHGDVGMLLVRLSRPLPGPPPRDTGEDPAHRHLDLLIDGLRAGRPGELGGTAPAFGDPRSMGDAPGR, from the coding sequence ATGGGTGCGAAGCAGCGGCCGCTGCGGGCCGACGCGCGGGACAACCGCGACCGGATCCTCGCCGCCGCCCGTGAGGTGTTCGTCGAGCAGGGCCCGGGCGCGCCGCTGGAGGAGATCTCACGGCGCGCGGGCACCGGCATCGCCACGCTCTACCGGCGCTTTCCGGACCGGCGGACCCTGACGAGGGCCGTCGCCCTGGACGCCCTGGAGCGCACCAGGGACGAGCTCAAGCGCGCGCGGGACGAGGAGCGGACCGCCTTCGACGCCCTCGTCCGCTACATGCACCGCGTGCTGGACATCCGCATCGGCGCCGTCTTCCCCGTCCTGCTGGACCAGATCCCGTTCGACGACGAGGAGATCGCCGCCGCTCGCGACGAGGGCGCCGCCGTCATGAAGGAACTCGTCGCCGCCGCGCAGGAGAACGGCGACCTGCGTCCGGACGTCACCCACGGCGATGTCGGGATGCTGCTCGTGCGGCTGTCGCGCCCGCTGCCGGGCCCGCCGCCGCGGGACACGGGCGAGGACCCCGCGCACCGGCACCTCGACCTGCTCATCGACGGCCTGCGCGCCGGACGTCCCGGGGAGCTCGGCGGGACGGCGCCGGCCTTCGGCGACCCGCGGTCCATGGGGGACGCCCCGGGAAGGTGA
- a CDS encoding GlsB/YeaQ/YmgE family stress response membrane protein — MNISGIISAIVIGAIIGALGRLVLPGRQPIGVLLTVIVGIVAAIVGTAVAQQVGVATTNGIDWIELVFQIGLAVLGVAIVAGLRARRGHRRYER; from the coding sequence ATGAACATCTCAGGCATCATCAGCGCGATCGTGATCGGCGCGATCATCGGGGCGCTCGGGCGGCTGGTGCTCCCCGGCCGCCAGCCGATCGGCGTCCTCCTGACCGTGATCGTCGGTATCGTCGCCGCGATCGTCGGGACGGCCGTCGCGCAGCAGGTGGGCGTGGCCACGACCAACGGGATCGACTGGATCGAACTGGTCTTCCAGATCGGCCTGGCGGTGCTCGGTGTCGCCATCGTCGCCGGTCTCCGGGCAAGGCGCGGCCATCGCCGCTACGAACGCTGA
- a CDS encoding DUF485 domain-containing protein, producing the protein MRRRFRRAAVVVTAGFLGWYLVFVGLAAFARGFMARTVAGSVNVALLLGLLQFASTFALTWGYLVYARRRLDPLAGELR; encoded by the coding sequence TTGCGGAGGCGGTTCCGGCGGGCGGCGGTCGTGGTCACGGCCGGGTTCCTCGGGTGGTATCTCGTCTTCGTCGGGCTGGCGGCGTTCGCGCGCGGCTTCATGGCGCGGACGGTCGCCGGGAGCGTCAACGTCGCGCTGCTGCTGGGGCTGCTGCAGTTCGCCTCGACGTTCGCGCTGACCTGGGGCTACCTGGTGTACGCGCGCAGGCGGCTTGACCCGCTGGCCGGTGAGCTGCGGTGA
- a CDS encoding cation acetate symporter: MTGGALTFGLFLVFILVTLAITVRARVTTRGADDFYAGGRTFTGPQNGIALAGDYMSAASFLGIAGIIALNGYDGFLYSIGFLVAWLLALLLVELVRNAGRFTMGDVLVRRVRRQAPVRRAAAVSTVTVSVFYLLAQMVGAGALVSLLLGIHRGERFLGMGAGTAKTVTIVAVGALMILYVAFGGMKATTWVQIIKTGLLMAGAVVLTALVLGRFGFDASAMLGSAADASGKGEAFLRPGLQYGQDVPGDAYRTVVNKLDFISLALALVLGTAGLPHVVARFFTVPDGRAARTSVSWAIGLVGVFYLMTLALGFGAAALVGRSAIVAQDPSGNTAVPQLAQAVGQHVGGRVGGDVLLAFIGAVAFATILAVVSGLVLASSASLAHDYFGQVLMLGRPRESQEVAVARFASFLVGSLAIVLAVVARDLNVAFLVALAFAMAASANVPAIVLSLFWRRFNSAGVVAGIYGGLIGSLVLVFFSPVVSGKVDPVTGQSLSLFPTGVDFHLFPLENPGLVSIPIGFACAVAGTFAGREKADRERYDDLSVRALTGAGSQ; this comes from the coding sequence GTGACGGGGGGCGCGCTGACGTTCGGGCTCTTCCTGGTGTTCATCCTGGTCACGCTGGCCATCACGGTGCGGGCGCGGGTGACCACGCGCGGCGCCGACGACTTCTACGCGGGCGGGCGGACGTTCACCGGCCCGCAGAACGGGATCGCCCTCGCCGGCGACTACATGTCGGCGGCCTCGTTCCTCGGCATCGCCGGGATCATCGCGCTGAACGGGTACGACGGGTTCCTGTACTCGATCGGGTTCCTCGTCGCGTGGCTTCTCGCGCTGCTGCTGGTCGAGCTGGTCCGCAACGCGGGCCGCTTCACGATGGGGGACGTGCTGGTGCGCCGGGTGCGGCGGCAGGCGCCGGTGCGGCGGGCCGCGGCCGTGTCCACCGTGACCGTGTCGGTGTTCTACCTGCTCGCGCAGATGGTCGGGGCCGGGGCGCTGGTGTCGCTGCTGCTCGGCATCCACCGCGGCGAGCGGTTCCTCGGGATGGGCGCGGGCACCGCGAAGACCGTCACGATCGTGGCGGTGGGCGCGCTGATGATCCTCTACGTGGCGTTCGGCGGGATGAAGGCCACGACCTGGGTGCAGATCATCAAGACCGGGCTGCTGATGGCCGGGGCGGTGGTGCTGACGGCGCTGGTGCTCGGCAGGTTCGGGTTCGACGCAAGCGCGATGCTCGGGTCGGCCGCCGACGCGAGCGGGAAGGGCGAGGCGTTCCTGCGCCCCGGGCTCCAGTACGGGCAGGACGTCCCGGGCGACGCCTACCGGACGGTGGTCAACAAGCTCGACTTCATCAGCCTCGCCCTCGCCCTCGTGCTCGGCACGGCGGGCCTGCCGCACGTCGTCGCGCGGTTCTTCACCGTCCCGGACGGGCGGGCCGCGCGCACGTCGGTGTCCTGGGCGATCGGCCTGGTCGGCGTCTTCTACCTGATGACGCTCGCCCTCGGCTTCGGCGCGGCGGCCCTGGTGGGGCGGTCCGCGATCGTCGCGCAGGACCCGTCGGGCAACACGGCGGTGCCGCAGCTCGCGCAGGCCGTCGGGCAGCACGTCGGCGGGCGGGTCGGCGGGGACGTCCTGCTGGCGTTCATCGGGGCGGTGGCGTTCGCGACGATCCTCGCGGTCGTGTCCGGGCTGGTGCTGGCGTCGTCGGCGTCGCTGGCGCACGACTACTTCGGCCAGGTGCTGATGCTCGGCCGCCCGCGCGAGTCGCAGGAGGTCGCGGTCGCGCGGTTCGCCTCGTTCCTCGTCGGGTCGCTGGCGATCGTCCTGGCGGTGGTGGCCCGCGACCTGAACGTGGCGTTCCTGGTGGCGCTGGCGTTCGCGATGGCCGCCTCGGCGAACGTCCCGGCGATCGTGCTGTCGCTGTTCTGGCGCCGGTTCAACTCCGCCGGGGTCGTCGCGGGCATCTACGGGGGGCTGATCGGGTCGCTGGTGCTGGTCTTCTTCTCCCCCGTCGTCTCCGGCAAGGTCGATCCGGTGACGGGGCAGAGCCTGTCGCTGTTCCCCACGGGCGTCGACTTCCACCTGTTCCCGCTGGAGAACCCGGGCCTCGTGTCGATCCCGATCGGGTTCGCGTGCGCGGTCGCCGGCACCTTCGCCGGACGGGAGAAGGCCGACCGGGAGCGCTACGACGACCTGTCGGTCAGGGCCCTGACGGGTGCGGGATCACAGTGA
- a CDS encoding S8 family peptidase: MSEAGRRRPAHPRPAVPLLRLGARTTAALTALTLGAAVAVPAAIVSDTPAHGRTVRGASAGAVAGPLLHAPTDQIRSREWHLDVLRAQKAWRYSRGRGVTVAVLDTGVDRRHPDLTGRVVTGPDLTGGVRRPGSRYWGLHGTSMASIIAGHGHGPELSQGMMGVAPLSSVLSVRVTLENDDPLRRDNGQQPGAGGDRDAVAQGIRYAVDHGAGIINMSLGGGRQSYNGTPSQEKAIRYALSKGVVLIASAGNDGSGANRRNFPAAYPGVIAVGALDRRLRLWKDSNRRSGAAVCAPGVEIVSADASNGYVVGTGTSASSAIVAGVAALVRSRYPRLSPAEVRRALIQGSPARAAQPTGTPECRGTVDAVRTLVAANQINKTSSGPVETPPPAATPRPAAQPGDRDSGVLFPLVLGGGGLLVLLGLVLGWRQRRRPEEDAADTDAVADYGLPSAPAAPREPAAAMPAAPAETYAAPVVAPVNAPLFQNNEVYSGAAFEEPPLPGAVPQDAPLWDPPQPAPGPVSFMPPDPGPAEPPPSPGWDGRLPPPIEPKQPPMMPNELRPFVPGEFGTGAHGPRNGTDPLHNGADPLNGTDPLNGADASNGADAFNGSDPLNGHDPLSGSDAFNGRDALNGSDALNGYDVLNGNGRNGDGLNGAARDEPSILDDDDWNAFRRGALEPPDAPEPGTANPPFAVPPELPGEPPLPPVPHADQGPAEPFPDVPPPGLGGAEPPEGPVPPPDPADGEPRGRHSRRPRPGEDEDYRPPWW; encoded by the coding sequence GTGTCCGAAGCCGGTCGGCGCCGTCCGGCGCACCCCCGACCGGCCGTGCCGTTGCTCCGGCTCGGCGCCCGGACGACCGCGGCCCTCACCGCGCTCACGCTCGGCGCCGCCGTGGCGGTGCCCGCGGCGATCGTCTCCGACACCCCGGCGCACGGCCGGACGGTTCGCGGTGCGTCGGCCGGCGCCGTGGCCGGGCCCCTGCTGCACGCGCCGACCGACCAGATCCGCTCCCGCGAGTGGCACCTCGACGTCCTGCGCGCCCAGAAGGCGTGGCGGTACTCCCGGGGGCGCGGCGTCACGGTCGCCGTCCTCGACACCGGCGTCGACCGGCGGCATCCCGACCTCACCGGCCGCGTCGTCACCGGCCCCGACCTGACCGGCGGCGTACGGCGTCCGGGAAGCCGCTACTGGGGCCTGCACGGGACGTCCATGGCCAGCATCATCGCCGGTCACGGGCATGGCCCCGAGCTGTCGCAGGGCATGATGGGCGTCGCGCCGCTCAGCAGCGTCCTGTCCGTCCGCGTCACGCTGGAGAACGACGACCCGCTGCGCCGCGACAACGGGCAGCAGCCCGGCGCCGGCGGCGACCGCGACGCGGTGGCCCAGGGCATCCGGTACGCCGTCGACCACGGCGCCGGGATCATCAACATGTCGCTCGGCGGCGGCCGCCAGTCCTACAACGGCACGCCCTCGCAGGAGAAGGCGATCCGGTACGCGCTCTCCAAGGGCGTCGTGCTGATCGCCTCCGCCGGCAACGACGGCTCCGGAGCCAACCGCAGGAACTTCCCCGCCGCCTACCCGGGCGTGATCGCCGTCGGCGCGCTCGACCGCCGCCTGCGCCTCTGGAAGGACAGCAACCGCCGCTCGGGCGCCGCCGTCTGCGCGCCCGGCGTCGAGATCGTCAGCGCGGACGCCAGCAACGGCTACGTCGTCGGGACGGGCACCAGCGCCTCGTCCGCGATCGTCGCCGGGGTCGCCGCGCTCGTCCGCTCCCGCTACCCGAGGCTGAGCCCCGCGGAGGTCCGGCGGGCGCTCATCCAGGGCTCCCCGGCCCGCGCCGCCCAGCCCACGGGGACGCCCGAATGCCGCGGGACGGTGGACGCTGTCCGCACCCTCGTCGCCGCCAACCAGATCAACAAGACCTCCAGCGGGCCGGTGGAGACACCGCCCCCCGCCGCGACGCCGCGGCCGGCCGCGCAGCCGGGCGACCGCGACTCCGGCGTGCTGTTCCCGCTCGTCCTCGGCGGCGGAGGGCTGCTGGTCCTCCTCGGGCTCGTGCTCGGGTGGCGGCAGCGGCGGCGCCCCGAGGAGGACGCCGCCGACACCGACGCCGTCGCCGACTACGGCCTGCCGTCGGCCCCGGCCGCGCCGCGCGAACCCGCGGCCGCCATGCCCGCGGCCCCCGCCGAGACGTACGCGGCGCCCGTGGTCGCGCCGGTCAACGCGCCGCTCTTCCAGAACAACGAGGTCTACTCGGGGGCCGCCTTCGAGGAGCCTCCGCTTCCAGGCGCCGTGCCGCAGGACGCCCCGCTGTGGGACCCGCCGCAGCCCGCGCCGGGCCCCGTCTCCTTCATGCCGCCGGACCCCGGTCCCGCCGAGCCCCCGCCGTCCCCCGGCTGGGACGGGCGGCTGCCGCCCCCCATCGAGCCGAAGCAGCCGCCGATGATGCCGAACGAGCTGCGCCCGTTCGTCCCCGGCGAGTTCGGCACGGGCGCCCACGGACCCCGCAACGGGACCGACCCCCTCCACAATGGAGCCGACCCCCTTAACGGGACCGACCCCCTTAACGGGGCCGACGCCTCCAACGGGGCCGACGCCTTCAACGGGAGCGACCCCCTCAACGGCCACGACCCTCTTAGCGGGAGCGACGCTTTCAACGGAAGGGACGCGCTCAACGGGAGCGACGCGCTCAACGGGTACGACGTTCTCAATGGGAACGGGCGCAACGGCGACGGGCTGAACGGGGCGGCGCGGGACGAGCCGTCGATCCTCGATGACGACGACTGGAACGCCTTCCGCCGGGGCGCCCTGGAGCCGCCGGACGCGCCCGAGCCCGGCACGGCGAATCCGCCCTTCGCGGTACCTCCGGAACTGCCGGGCGAACCGCCGCTTCCGCCCGTACCCCACGCGGACCAGGGACCGGCCGAGCCGTTCCCCGACGTTCCGCCGCCCGGCCTGGGCGGCGCCGAGCCGCCGGAAGGGCCCGTCCCGCCGCCGGACCCGGCCGACGGTGAGCCGCGCGGACGGCACTCGCGGCGGCCGCGGCCCGGCGAAGACGAGGACTACCGGCCGCCCTGGTGGTGA
- a CDS encoding SHOCT domain-containing protein, producing MLTTLATQAAAMHPGGWHDGDAPAFWPVFPITFGLFWLAVLGGAFYLIRRRVHDGAAAARAAADPMTKARSVLAERFARGEIDEDEYHVRMSALRD from the coding sequence ATGTTGACGACGTTGGCGACGCAGGCGGCCGCGATGCACCCGGGCGGCTGGCACGACGGGGACGCCCCCGCGTTCTGGCCGGTCTTCCCCATCACGTTCGGCCTGTTCTGGCTGGCCGTGCTCGGCGGCGCCTTCTACCTCATCCGGCGCCGCGTGCACGACGGCGCGGCGGCGGCCAGGGCGGCGGCAGACCCGATGACCAAGGCGCGCTCGGTGCTGGCCGAGCGGTTCGCCCGAGGCGAGATCGACGAGGACGAGTACCACGTCCGCATGTCCGCCCTACGTGACTAG
- a CDS encoding MarR family winged helix-turn-helix transcriptional regulator, with protein MATETSATGRTAERAAPRDGTPPEPPVDGVLTDIATALFHLRRVWAKPDLVKRVRAQTSTAADGRPLQLSNLMVVNAVAALTGCEGPDDPSCEVTVGAVAERLEIDPSTASRLVGHAIDAGLVSRRPSPVDARRANLGLTESGRRVKQVSDRFRRAYLDDLMADWSERERTEFARLLTRFADAAVQAPMYPDGIDRIFEEAAAD; from the coding sequence ATGGCGACGGAGACCTCCGCCACGGGACGGACCGCCGAGCGGGCCGCGCCCCGGGACGGGACCCCTCCCGAACCCCCCGTCGACGGCGTCCTCACCGATATCGCGACCGCGCTGTTCCATCTGCGCCGCGTGTGGGCCAAGCCCGACCTCGTCAAGCGCGTCCGCGCCCAGACCTCCACCGCCGCCGACGGGCGCCCGCTGCAGCTGTCGAACCTCATGGTGGTGAACGCGGTCGCCGCCCTCACCGGCTGCGAAGGCCCGGACGACCCGTCCTGCGAGGTCACGGTCGGCGCGGTCGCGGAACGGCTGGAGATCGACCCGTCCACGGCGAGCCGCCTCGTCGGGCACGCCATCGACGCCGGCCTGGTGTCCCGGCGCCCCTCCCCCGTCGACGCGCGTCGCGCCAACCTCGGCCTGACCGAGTCCGGGCGGCGCGTCAAGCAGGTCTCCGACCGCTTCCGCCGCGCCTACCTCGACGACCTGATGGCCGACTGGTCGGAGCGGGAGCGCACCGAGTTCGCGCGGCTGCTCACCCGCTTCGCCGACGCCGCCGTCCAGGCCCCGATGTACCCGGACGGCATCGACCGCATCTTCGAAGAAGCGGCCGCCGACTAG
- a CDS encoding DUF3263 domain-containing protein, with protein MDDGRPPAEPGPADAEDGADDAAFSAGGLSERDRGILAFERQWWKYAGAKEQAIRETFDMSATRYYQLLNILIDRPEALECDPMLVKRLRRMRTQRQRSRAARRLGIRP; from the coding sequence ATGGACGACGGCCGCCCCCCGGCCGAGCCCGGCCCCGCCGACGCGGAGGACGGAGCGGACGACGCGGCGTTCAGCGCCGGAGGGCTCTCCGAGCGCGACCGCGGGATCCTCGCCTTCGAACGGCAGTGGTGGAAGTACGCCGGGGCCAAGGAGCAGGCCATCCGCGAGACGTTCGACATGTCGGCCACGCGGTACTACCAGCTCCTGAACATCCTGATCGACCGGCCCGAGGCGCTGGAGTGCGACCCGATGCTCGTCAAGCGCCTGCGCCGGATGCGGACACAGCGGCAACGGAGCCGTGCCGCGCGGCGGCTCGGCATCCGGCCCTGA
- the otsB gene encoding trehalose-phosphatase — protein MNSPRSLTAAGAVGLDAIRENPAGAVLGFDFDGTLAPIVADPAAARAHPDAAPALARLAPLVGSLLIVTGRPAAVAVEYGGFEDVDGLVVLGQYGLERWDSGALTVPEPPPGVAEARAKLPGVLAAAGAPPETFVEDKGQALAVHTRRCAEPQVALDRLRSILAALAERTGLAVEPGRYVLELRPPGMDKGKALRAYLDDRGTRPSAVLFAGDDLGDLAAFDAVDALRAEGVPGVLVCSGSTEVTALAERADLVVDGPAGVVDLIGSLADSLS, from the coding sequence GTGAACTCTCCCCGCTCTCTGACGGCCGCAGGTGCCGTAGGCCTTGACGCCATCCGCGAGAACCCGGCCGGAGCCGTGCTCGGCTTCGACTTCGACGGCACCCTCGCGCCGATCGTCGCCGACCCCGCCGCGGCGAGGGCCCATCCGGACGCCGCGCCGGCCCTGGCCCGGCTGGCCCCCCTGGTCGGCTCGCTGCTGATCGTGACCGGACGGCCCGCCGCCGTGGCCGTCGAGTACGGCGGATTCGAGGACGTCGACGGGCTCGTCGTCCTCGGGCAGTACGGCCTCGAACGCTGGGACTCCGGCGCGCTGACCGTGCCGGAGCCGCCGCCCGGCGTCGCCGAGGCCCGCGCGAAGCTGCCCGGCGTCCTCGCCGCCGCCGGCGCCCCGCCCGAGACGTTCGTCGAGGACAAGGGCCAGGCGCTCGCCGTCCACACCCGGCGGTGCGCCGAACCGCAGGTCGCGCTGGACCGGCTGCGCAGCATCCTCGCCGCGCTCGCCGAGCGGACCGGGCTGGCCGTGGAGCCCGGGCGGTACGTCCTCGAACTGCGCCCGCCCGGCATGGACAAGGGCAAGGCGCTGCGCGCGTACCTCGACGACCGGGGGACGCGCCCCTCCGCCGTGCTGTTCGCCGGGGACGACCTCGGCGACCTCGCCGCGTTCGACGCCGTCGACGCGCTGCGCGCCGAGGGCGTGCCCGGCGTTCTGGTGTGCAGCGGCTCGACCGAGGTCACCGCGCTCGCCGAACGGGCGGACCTGGTGGTCGACGGGCCCGCCGGCGTGGTCGACCTCATCGGCTCGCTCGCCGACTCCCTCTCCTGA
- a CDS encoding PadR family transcriptional regulator, which produces MHEHTMRRRGGFAGPRERGRRGDPFGPWGPGGPGGPGFGPGQRGRGGRGRRTRRGNVRAALLALLAERAMHGYEMIQELDGRTGGVWRPSPGSVYPTLQMLEDEGLVTSEEQGGKRLFSLTDSGREEASAQTAAPWDEVTEAAGENVLRGREAVGQLMGALHQVMAVGSEAQKARALDVVNDARRRLYGILADDPEAE; this is translated from the coding sequence ATGCACGAGCACACGATGAGAAGGCGCGGCGGCTTCGCGGGCCCCAGGGAGCGGGGGCGCCGCGGCGACCCGTTCGGCCCGTGGGGACCCGGCGGCCCGGGCGGACCCGGCTTCGGGCCCGGCCAACGCGGACGCGGCGGCCGCGGCCGGCGCACCCGGCGCGGCAACGTCCGGGCGGCGCTGCTCGCCCTGCTGGCCGAGCGGGCGATGCACGGCTACGAGATGATCCAGGAACTGGACGGCCGCACCGGCGGCGTCTGGCGTCCGAGCCCCGGCTCGGTCTATCCGACCCTCCAGATGCTGGAGGACGAGGGCCTGGTCACCAGTGAGGAGCAGGGCGGCAAGCGGCTGTTCTCCCTCACCGACTCCGGCCGGGAGGAGGCGTCGGCGCAGACCGCCGCCCCCTGGGACGAGGTCACCGAGGCCGCCGGCGAGAACGTCCTGCGCGGACGCGAGGCCGTCGGCCAGCTGATGGGCGCCCTCCACCAGGTGATGGCCGTGGGCAGCGAGGCGCAGAAGGCGCGCGCGCTGGACGTGGTCAACGACGCCCGCCGCCGCCTCTACGGGATCCTCGCCGATGACCCCGAAGCCGAGTGA
- a CDS encoding serine/threonine-protein kinase, with protein MWLGHDDALESQVAIKVLNGSLIDDLDVRNRFLEEARILRRADSERLVRVHDIGELPDGRPYFVMSYADRGTLGDRMRERPLPVSEAVALAEQIAYGVEVINTLGVIHRDLKPSNVLFQSTPDGGEKLLIADLGLAKALAHASGAFTLPVGTPGYMSPEQARFGGGLDIRADVYGLGALTYHMLTGRAPGPAPVKKAPSELREGLPPAFDQVVLRALEVEREKRWPNAEAFAEALSTLRPTSAQGAPAQAAPAPVHAAPPPPETPAPQIDADATVQDFYREGVQGQRQPTPAQQPGPAQPGAAAGQGAPPGMQTRFDQPGEDDLHTSEMGVPPSSSSEDATVVDRPSGRSAPFTQVEGPTAPDNDNNPTIAYQPPPQGRQQGRPQAPPQPQAPDDKTTAFPTQPPQGGAPQGGPMQQMGPGGQQPYGPPPTGFQPPPPGPVQGGGQGGPRGAGAPKKFVTPLIITAVVLVVAVIGGLTLGMMFSGDDGKDGGKDGKGKKPAVPKDFAAVADGSGKIKTAVPKAWPVQGQEATWTPSAVGLTDAQPRPVLRATPDKAAFLGNGKGPGVFVGVTTDLGQGQLPPPRAAVHPQCTKAAPENYTTPDGALSGTITRFTACKTGTPSVTEVGLKDRSGKFGLWIRVKETDGRDATKDILDNLKVTGP; from the coding sequence GTGTGGCTGGGTCACGACGACGCCCTCGAGTCCCAGGTCGCCATAAAGGTGCTGAACGGCAGCCTGATCGACGATCTGGACGTGCGCAACAGGTTCCTGGAGGAAGCCCGGATCCTACGCCGCGCCGACTCCGAGCGGCTCGTCCGGGTCCACGACATCGGCGAGCTCCCTGACGGGCGCCCCTACTTCGTGATGTCGTACGCCGACCGCGGAACGCTCGGCGATCGAATGCGTGAGCGGCCACTTCCGGTCAGTGAGGCGGTGGCGCTCGCCGAGCAGATCGCCTATGGCGTCGAGGTCATCAACACGCTGGGCGTCATCCACCGCGACCTGAAGCCGTCCAACGTGCTGTTCCAGTCGACGCCGGACGGCGGCGAGAAGCTGCTCATCGCCGACCTCGGCCTCGCCAAGGCGCTCGCGCACGCGTCCGGCGCCTTCACCCTGCCGGTCGGCACGCCCGGGTACATGTCGCCCGAGCAGGCGCGCTTCGGCGGCGGGCTCGACATCCGCGCTGACGTGTACGGGCTCGGCGCGCTGACGTACCACATGCTCACCGGACGGGCCCCGGGCCCGGCGCCGGTCAAGAAAGCGCCGAGCGAGCTGCGCGAGGGCCTGCCCCCCGCGTTCGACCAGGTGGTCCTGCGGGCGCTGGAGGTCGAGCGGGAGAAGCGGTGGCCGAACGCCGAGGCGTTCGCCGAGGCGCTGTCCACGCTGCGGCCGACCTCCGCGCAGGGGGCGCCGGCGCAGGCCGCACCGGCGCCCGTCCACGCCGCGCCCCCGCCTCCAGAGACTCCCGCGCCGCAGATCGACGCGGACGCGACCGTCCAGGACTTCTACCGCGAGGGCGTCCAGGGCCAGCGGCAGCCCACTCCCGCGCAGCAGCCCGGCCCCGCGCAGCCAGGTGCGGCGGCGGGGCAGGGCGCGCCGCCCGGCATGCAGACACGGTTCGACCAGCCCGGCGAGGACGACCTCCACACGTCCGAGATGGGCGTCCCGCCCAGTTCGTCGTCCGAGGATGCGACGGTCGTCGACCGCCCCAGCGGGCGCTCCGCCCCCTTTACCCAGGTGGAGGGGCCCACGGCCCCGGACAACGACAACAACCCGACGATCGCCTACCAGCCCCCGCCGCAGGGCCGGCAGCAGGGCCGACCGCAGGCGCCGCCCCAGCCCCAGGCGCCTGACGACAAGACGACCGCGTTCCCGACCCAGCCGCCGCAGGGCGGAGCCCCGCAGGGCGGCCCGATGCAGCAGATGGGCCCGGGCGGCCAGCAGCCCTACGGGCCCCCGCCGACCGGGTTCCAGCCTCCGCCCCCGGGGCCGGTCCAGGGCGGCGGGCAGGGCGGGCCGCGGGGCGCCGGCGCGCCGAAGAAGTTCGTCACGCCGCTGATCATCACGGCGGTCGTGCTGGTGGTGGCGGTGATCGGCGGGCTGACCCTCGGCATGATGTTCTCCGGCGACGACGGCAAGGACGGCGGCAAGGACGGCAAGGGCAAGAAGCCGGCGGTGCCGAAGGACTTCGCCGCGGTCGCCGACGGCTCCGGCAAGATCAAGACCGCGGTGCCGAAGGCGTGGCCGGTGCAGGGGCAGGAAGCGACGTGGACGCCGTCCGCCGTCGGCCTCACCGACGCCCAGCCGCGGCCGGTGCTGCGCGCGACGCCGGACAAGGCCGCCTTCCTCGGCAACGGCAAGGGCCCCGGCGTGTTCGTCGGCGTGACCACCGACCTGGGTCAGGGCCAGCTCCCGCCGCCGCGCGCCGCCGTCCATCCGCAGTGCACGAAGGCCGCGCCGGAGAACTACACCACACCGGACGGCGCCCTCAGCGGGACGATCACCCGCTTCACCGCGTGCAAGACCGGCACGCCGTCGGTCACCGAGGTCGGCCTCAAGGACAGGTCCGGCAAGTTCGGCCTGTGGATCCGGGTCAAGGAGACCGACGGCCGCGACGCCACCAAGGACATCCTGGACAACCTGAAGGTCACCGGCCCCTGA
- a CDS encoding RNA polymerase sigma factor, which yields MAFDERTEELAVKAAQGDQGALNELLRKIEPDVLRHSSRFLPCRQDAEEACQDALLQVARNIHRFEGRSRFSTWLHVVVANSARSTYRSLKRRSVEQAGELPQQRPDPRRTSVIAGSRVDILDAMEDLEARKPDLIQALVLRDVSQLEYAEIAEQLKLPLGTVKSRIHEARKQVRQTLGESYT from the coding sequence ATGGCATTCGACGAGAGGACCGAGGAGTTGGCGGTCAAGGCCGCACAGGGCGACCAGGGCGCCCTCAACGAGCTCCTCCGCAAGATCGAGCCGGACGTGCTGCGGCACAGCTCCCGGTTCCTGCCCTGCCGACAGGACGCCGAGGAGGCGTGCCAGGACGCGCTGCTCCAGGTCGCCCGGAACATCCACCGGTTCGAGGGCCGGTCGCGGTTCAGCACCTGGCTGCACGTCGTCGTCGCCAACTCCGCCCGCTCCACCTACCGGTCGCTGAAGCGGCGTTCGGTCGAGCAGGCGGGCGAGCTTCCGCAGCAGCGCCCCGACCCGCGCCGGACGAGCGTCATCGCCGGCTCCCGGGTCGACATCCTGGACGCCATGGAGGACCTGGAGGCCCGCAAGCCGGACCTCATCCAGGCCCTCGTGCTGCGGGACGTCTCGCAGCTGGAGTACGCGGAGATCGCCGAGCAGCTCAAGCTTCCGCTCGGCACGGTCAAGTCCCGCATCCACGAGGCGCGCAAGCAGGTGAGGCAGACGCTCGGCGAGTCCTACACCTGA